A region of the Campylobacter subantarcticus LMG 24377 genome:
AAAAAAACTTTGAAGATCCTAACATAAGAGAGCTTTATGAATTTGAAAATATTAAAAACTTAAGCAATTTAGAAGAATTTTTATATGCTATTTGCAAGATCAACCTTGCATATTTTAATAAACTAAAAAGTTTAAATTTAAAACAAGCTTTTAAAAAACAGATTTACAATTTACTCAATCAAAATTTAGAAAAAATCAAAAAAAGCTATCAAAATGATGAAGTTTTTTTAAACCATTTGATAGAAGTTTTAAAATGTGTGCATTTTTTAGATGATGAGGACAGTTTGGAATTATTTTTAAATAGACTACAAAAAAATATCAAAGATAAAAAAGCAATTCATTATAACTTTGAAGAAGAAGTTTTTTAAACAAAAACTTGCGCAAAAATTAAAAAATATTCATTACAATATGCCAAAAATTTAGAAAGGAAAAAATGAAAGCATTAGCACTTTTTAGTGGTGGGCTTGATTCTATGCTTGCTATAAAACTCATAAGTTCTCAAGGTATAGAAGTAAAAGCTTTAAATATCAATATAGGCTTTGGTGGTACAAGTGATAAAAGCGAACTCATGGCGAAACGCGCTGCTATGGCAGGAGCTAGTTTTGAGATGATAGATATGAGAAATGCGTATCTACAAGAAGTTTTATTTAACCCTCAATATGGATATGGAAAGCATTTTAACCCTTGTATAGATTGTCATGCTTTTATGTTTAAAACTGCTCTTTCTATGTTAAAAGATGAAAATGCAAGTTTTATCATCACAGGAGAAGTGATTGGCCAACGCCCAATGAGCCAAAGAAATGATGCTATGGCAAAGGTTAAAAAACTAGCACTTGATGAAGAAGATTTGATCTTGCGTCCAATGTGTGCTAAAAATTTACCTTTAACTAAACCTGAGCGCGAGGGTTGGGTTGATAGAGAAAAGTTAGAAAACATAAGTGGAAGAAGTAGAAAAAAACAACTTGAACTAGCTGCCAAATTTGGTTTTGAAGATTTTGAAAGTCCAGGTGGTGGTTGTTTGCTTACGCTTGAGAGTTTTTCAAATAAAATCAAAGATTTCATTCAATTTGATAAAAATATGCAAGTTAATGATGCTCAACTTTTAAAATACGGACGCCACTTAAGACTTCCAAATGGCTCTAAAATGATAGTGGGTAGAAATGAGTTAGAAAATCAATTTTTAAAAGAGCTTAAAACTGAAAAATATGAAGAATTAAAGTTATTTGATTTAGTCGGTGCTTATTCTTTAGTAGATGAAAACATTCATTCACAAGATCTTGAACTTGCTCTAAGTGTAGCACTAACTTATGCTAAAACTCAAAATAATACAAAATACAAAATAGGCTTTAAAGATAAAATTTTCCAAAGTATGGCTTTTGAAGATAAAAATAAAATTCAAGCATATTTTATAAATTAAACTACCCTTCAAAGGGTAGTTTTTTAGAATTTCTTTCCTCTAACCTCTGCTACAATATCAGCTGACATAGAATCAACTTCATTTGCTACAGAATTAGTCGCATGAGCAATTTGTGAGTTTTCTTTAGTTAAACCATCTATTTCTAAAACAGATTGATTAATTTGTGAAATTCCTAAAGCTTGTTCTTTAATACTTTCACCCATTTCATTAATAGATTGAACCAAGATATTAGTATTTGCTTCAATCTCACCCAAAGACTTTTGAGTTCTTTCTACTAGATTTCTAACTTCATCAGCAACAACAATAAAGCCACGTCCGTGTTCACCTGCACGTGCAGCTTCAATAGCAGCATTTAATGCAAGTAGGTTGATATCTCTAATCACATCGGTTACATCTTTAATATCACTACTTTGTTTAATAACTTCTTCAGTTCTTGCTGTAACCGCATTCATAGATGCGCTCATCTCTTCAACTGCTGCTGCTGCACTTTCTTGTAAAGAATCAGCTTGTTTTTGTGCACCATATTAAGTTTTAAAACTCTTTCTTTAACGCATTAGTCTTAATTTGAAGTATTTTTCTAATCTCTTTACCCTCAGCATTGAGTGATTTTTCTATTTCACCTTCTGCATTTTTAAGTTTATCTGAAAAATCAAAATTTTGAAAACTAGTAAAAACCCTCTATTTCATTTAAGTCTTTACTGATTTTCATTTGTATATCTTCAAGCATTTTATTCAATACTTCTTTAAGCTCTACAAGTTTTGGATTTACCAGATTAGCTTCTATTTTTTGAATAAAATGTCATTTTTCTATATCACAAGATACTTCTAAGATATTTTGCACAGTTATATCATCTTTTTCTAAGCATGTATGAACATATTGAACATTATCATTAATACCATTTTTCCAAGCTCATCATTATATCTAGGTGTTAAAATTTCAACAATTGAAGCTTCATCAATATTTTGTGCATTTTTATTAATATCTGTAATTTTTTAGTTACAAAATCTATATTAGGATGTGTAGCTATAATAGCTCCATTAGATAACAATATTCTTCTATCACCTTCATACACAGTTCTAAAAGAATTGTTAAAATCATTAGCTAGTATTTGCATATCAAATATCATACTCAATATTTTACCATTTTTATCAACAAAAGATAAACTAAATTTTATATCCATTCATAATATGCTTAATATCTCTTAGCGAAGTTATATCGCTATTTACTTTCATTACTTTAATGTCACCTGATCTTAAAACATCCAAATCTTTCATCAAAACTATAAATTCATTATTGTTTGTAAAATATTTATCACCCAATCCCATATTATTGTAAACTAAATCATCTTTTAAATAATAATGTCCATAAGCAATTGTGGGATTTGCATCTATAGTCTCACCAAGAATATTTTCTATTCTTTTTTCAGTTAAAAAAATTTTTGAGCTCCAATAGCAGAAGCAAAAAATGATTTAATAGCAGCCTCAGCAAAATTGGTATAACAAAATATAGATATAATCAATGTTTTTTTCAATTTGTTGAGTTAAAATATTCGTAGATTTTCGTGTAATCAGTAAAGATAACCCCGTTAAATAACAACAATAACAATAACCTTGGCACTAAGTTTCAATTGCTTCCACATTGCAATACTCCTTTAAAAATATTTTCACAATTATAAATAACTATTATTAAAAATTAAAAAAATAATATTTTGCTCAAATAATTATAAGATGGAGGAAAATGAGTTTTTTATAAAATAAATTATGGTAATTTTATTTAATATATATTAAATATTACAAAATCACTAACTCCTCTCTGACTGATTATATTAAGACTATATTTGCCTTTTTTTAAATCTAAAGATAAAAAATCTTCCACACCTTCATGAATCAATTCCTGATTTAAATACCAAAATAATTTTTCTTTTTTTGGGTTAAAAAGTTTTACAATCAATTTTTGTTTTTGCTTGAAATCTTTAGGCAAAACGATGTTTAAATGATTCAATGGATATAAAATTTTAAATTTTTCACTTGTATTTTGAATGGTTTGTTTTTCTTTTGCAAAAAATGATTGTGCATTTGAAGGTAAATTTAAAACGACCTTTTTCTTTGCATGAATAAAGTCCTTATCCAAGGAATTAACTTCTTTTCCATCATATACAAATACTTCTTTTAATAGCGGAGAAACTCTTAACACATTAGCACTTTGAGGATAAAGTACTTCTTTATAACCAAAACCATGCTTATATCGATAAGCTGTTTGATTTTCTATCTTGATCGAAATCAAATCACCAGGTTGATCAAACTCCAAATTCATATCATCAAGCAAAGATAAAAGCTCGAAAAATAACTCACCTGCAACATTCACTCCGTATAAATTTGTATTTGCTTCGCCACTAAAATTACCCACCCAAACACCTAAAGTGTATTTTGGAGATGTTCCTATAGCCCATGCATCCTTTCTACCATAGCTTGTACCAGTTTTCCACGATACAACTATGTTAGAATCATATTGCTTTAACCCTGCTCTATCTAAGCCTTTTAAAACTTGCAAGGTTAAAAAACTTGCACCGCTACTGATTATTTTTTTGCTTTCTTTATGATAAGCATTTTCTTCGTATAAAAGCTCATTAAAACTTCCATAATTTCCAAGCCCCAAATAAAGTTTAAGCATATCCTCCAAGCTAAATTCTTTTGTCCCCAAAATTAAAGAAAGTCCGTATTTTTTAAAATTACCATCATTAAATTTTAAAATATCTTTGAGTTTAAAAAAGAATTTTTCATAACCATACTCTAAAAGCAAATTTACAAAAGGAATATTAAGTGACTTTTGTAAAGATTCTCTTGCGCTAATTAAACCATGGTATTTTTTATTTGCATTTTGCGGTGCAAAATTAGAAAAAAATGTAGGCACATCAAGCAATAAAGAATCAGGCACTATAAACCCCTCGTCTATAGCAAAAGCAAAAAGCAATGGTTTTAAAACAGATCCGACACTACGTTTTGCTATGACTCCATCAATCTGACCAAAATTTTCAAAGTCACAAAAATCATTCGAACCCACATAGGCTAAAATTTTACTGCTTTTAGTATCAGCAAGCAAGATGGCTAAATTTTTTATACCTTTTTGCTGCAGTTTGTATGCATATTCTTTCGCTTTATCTTCAAACCGAATTTGAATGTTTTTATCTATACTCGAAACAACTCTTTCCTTGTTGACTAAAAGTCTTCGGGCTAAATGAGCTGCTATGTTTTTTCTTGGTTTAAAAGTGGGAAGTTTTTCCGCCTTTGCAAGATTTAAGATGTCTTGAGAAAAATACCCCTTTTTAAAAAGTCTATCAAGCAAGGCATTGCGTTTTTTCAAAAGCTTATCTTTATTTTTTTCAAGATTAATCAAACCGGGATTATTTGGAAGCACCGCAAGCAAAGCCGCTTCGCTCCAAGTGAGGTTTTTTAAATCTTTTTCAAAGTAAAATAAACCAGCACTTGCGACACCAATTAGATTTCCACCATAAGGAGCATTATTCAAATAAAATCTTAAAATTTCATCTTTACTATAAAAACTTTCTAAAGCAAAAGCCTTGATAACTTCATTAAATTTATTAAAATATGTACGTTTATTTTGCTCTAAAAGTTTAATAGTCTGCATAGAAATGGTGCTTGCGCCACTTCTTTTGCTTGAAAAAAGATTATTTTTAAATGCTCTTACAAGCGCTAAAAAATCCACCCCATAATGAGAATAAAAGTTTTTATCTTCATATAAAACCACCGCGCTTTTTAGTTTTTGTGGTATAAATTCACTTTCTAGATGCCATTGTTCATTAGGATCTAAAAACACGCTAAGAAGCTCTTTGTTTTTATCCAACAAAACCTTACTATAAGTCCCTTTAAATAAATCCTTGCTATCAAAACTAAAATAAACCAAACCTATATAAAAACACAGGCTTAAAACACATAATGCAAGGCTTATTTTGACTTTCACTGCACCACTTTAACTCTTTTACTCTCACTTAAAGCCTTATATGCATCATCATACATTGCCTCAGCATAAGCCCCGCTTAAAGTATATACACCTGGGGTTATAGCACTTAATTTTACAAAAAACTCTCTAGTTTCATCATGATGTAAAGGAAAGAAATACATAATTTTATCATCTCTTATATCCATAAAGTCATAATAAGAATTTCTTACAAAATCGGGGGTATCTTCGCCCAAAAGATCATGCACGACCTCCCACCCACTTGGTAAAATTTGAGTTAATGCAAAATGAGAAGCACCTGGATAGTTTTTATTAGAAATTTTTAATTTCATATAGAAAATTTGAGAGCTTTTAATCGTATTTTCATCGATTGTATTGCCATTTTCATCATAGAAACTTCTTTCTATATCTATACGCTGTCTAAAAGGTTCAGCAATACCCTTTTTAACGCCTTCTATGCCAAAATGCACATAAGTGTCTTCTTTAGCCTCTATCAAAGCACCACCTTGATTAAATTCAAATTTTGCAAAAGATGAATCAAGCTTTTGATTTTCATGGTTGATTGTTAATTTTGCTTTAATGGTTTTAGAGACATTATCATCAAAACTATTGGCCAAAGCATATAAAGCATAGCCTATGCTTTGAGTGCTAAGCCAAGCATGACCTTCTAAAGTTTTTTTAATATCATCTAACAATGCATCGTTGTTTTTACCATAAATTATTTTATATGCATTTGCGATAATCGCTTCATCTCTTAAAAAAGACCCATAAGTATCAGCATAGCTATCTTTATTATCAGGTTTTGTGCTTAATTGTTGTGCTATATTTAACGCCACCTCATCAAAGCCTGCTAATTTATATGCTGCACCAAGTTGCCAAAGACTTACATTATCCAAACTCTTCATATACGCTTCATCTTCATAAATAGCATTCATAATGCTTAAATTTGGCTCCTTGGCTAAAGCAAGCAAATATAAAGAATTGATTCTAATGTTTTTATTGCTTGTATTTTGAATGTATTTTTTTTCATAATCTAACCATGCTTTAAACATTCCATCGCTTACATAATAGCCTCTTTCTTTAGCTAATATCATAAACATACCCGCATAATTACTTCCCCATGCATCAGAGTCTTTAAGCCCTTGCCAATAAGCAAACCCACCATTTGCTGTTTGAAAATTTGCATATTTTCCCAATAGCGCATTAATATTGTTGATATTTTTTTGTTCATTTGCTCCTTGATCAAGCTTTTGCAAAAAGAGTTGTGGTAAAACTGCTGAAGTGCTTTGCTCTATACAACCATAAGGATAATGTTGTAAATACTTTAATCTATGATTTATATTTAAAATAGGCTTAGAGCTCACACTTAAAAATGCCACTGGGTTTATATAATCATCTTTGATTTCAAATTTCATAGAGCTATTGGCGGGAATTTTGTAAGAATTTCCCTCATACGTGATGGTGTTTAAAGGCTTAATATCAATTTGAGTATTTTGAGTATAAGTATAATTTTTTGCATTCAAGCTAAGTTGTATTTCTTCTACTCCGATCTTATTTGCATTTACTTTTACATTGATGTAAATATCTTTGGTTTTTTCACCTTTAAAATCAATCTTAATTTCGTTTTTATCAAAATTTATGAGAGAATTTTTAGCATTGAGTTTAAGTGTTGCACTTTGCACATCATCATCTACTTTAAACACTTGTACCAAAAATTTAAATTCATCATTGATTCTTAAGGATCTTGGTAAAGTTTCAAGCATTACAGCAGGTGCGATAACTTGTATATTTTTATCAGCACTTCCAAAACCCACATCATTGTTTGCCACTACCATAACCCGAAGCGAACCCGAATAAGAAGGCATATTAAATTTTACTTTTGCGTAGCCATTTTCATCACTTTGCATTGGCTCTTGAAACAAAACAACCGGCTTAAAGCGTCTTACCTTTTCATCATTTTTGCTTTTTTCCGCCCTTGAGCTTAATAAAACATCACCGCCTGTAGTCAATACCTTTGCAATATCTGAAGTATTTTTAGCAATGATTTTGTCATAAGTATCATATATGCTCATATTAAAACGAATTTTTTGAT
Encoded here:
- a CDS encoding argininosuccinate synthase — its product is MKALALFSGGLDSMLAIKLISSQGIEVKALNINIGFGGTSDKSELMAKRAAMAGASFEMIDMRNAYLQEVLFNPQYGYGKHFNPCIDCHAFMFKTALSMLKDENASFIITGEVIGQRPMSQRNDAMAKVKKLALDEEDLILRPMCAKNLPLTKPEREGWVDREKLENISGRSRKKQLELAAKFGFEDFESPGGGCLLTLESFSNKIKDFIQFDKNMQVNDAQLLKYGRHLRLPNGSKMIVGRNELENQFLKELKTEKYEELKLFDLVGAYSLVDENIHSQDLELALSVALTYAKTQNNTKYKIGFKDKIFQSMAFEDKNKIQAYFIN
- a CDS encoding methyl-accepting chemotaxis protein yields the protein MSASMNAVTARTEEVIKQSSDIKDVTDVIRDINLLALNAAIEAARAGEHGRGFIVVADEVRNLVERTQKSLGEIEANTNILVQSINEMGESIKEQALGISQINQSVLEIDGLTKENSQIAHATNSVANEVDSMSADIVAEVRGKKF
- the pbpC gene encoding penicillin-binding protein 1C — translated: MKVKISLALCVLSLCFYIGLVYFSFDSKDLFKGTYSKVLLDKNKELLSVFLDPNEQWHLESEFIPQKLKSAVVLYEDKNFYSHYGVDFLALVRAFKNNLFSSKRSGASTISMQTIKLLEQNKRTYFNKFNEVIKAFALESFYSKDEILRFYLNNAPYGGNLIGVASAGLFYFEKDLKNLTWSEAALLAVLPNNPGLINLEKNKDKLLKKRNALLDRLFKKGYFSQDILNLAKAEKLPTFKPRKNIAAHLARRLLVNKERVVSSIDKNIQIRFEDKAKEYAYKLQQKGIKNLAILLADTKSSKILAYVGSNDFCDFENFGQIDGVIAKRSVGSVLKPLLFAFAIDEGFIVPDSLLLDVPTFFSNFAPQNANKKYHGLISARESLQKSLNIPFVNLLLEYGYEKFFFKLKDILKFNDGNFKKYGLSLILGTKEFSLEDMLKLYLGLGNYGSFNELLYEENAYHKESKKIISSGASFLTLQVLKGLDRAGLKQYDSNIVVSWKTGTSYGRKDAWAIGTSPKYTLGVWVGNFSGEANTNLYGVNVAGELFFELLSLLDDMNLEFDQPGDLISIKIENQTAYRYKHGFGYKEVLYPQSANVLRVSPLLKEVFVYDGKEVNSLDKDFIHAKKKVVLNLPSNAQSFFAKEKQTIQNTSEKFKILYPLNHLNIVLPKDFKQKQKLIVKLFNPKKEKLFWYLNQELIHEGVEDFLSLDLKKGKYSLNIISQRGVSDFVIFNIY